ATGAATGAGGAAAGTCCCTGAATAATCTTAGCATCTGGGTTTACATACTTTTTTAAATCCGTAAATTCCAATAACGCAAATGCAGAAAGTGCCACATCTGATTCTTCGCTGCTGAAATATCCGAAACCTCCGTCTCTATTTTTATAGCTCAACATTTTCTGAAATCCTTTTTTCAGGTTCTTAACCACCAGCTTCTCAGTTGTTGTATCTATTTTTTTACCTGACTTTAAATAATCCAGAATAAAAATGTTCGGATACACCGTTGAGGAAAGCTGTTCAAAACATCCGTAAGGCTCTCTTTTCAACTGCTCCAGATCTTCAAAAAGCTTCAAAGCTGTATTTTCAAATACATGATATGATGAATACAGACTTCCATTAATGTATTCCGGAATAGTGATTTTGATATCCTCTGTTTTATTATTAATGATGGAAAACTTATGCGGGAAACCTTTTTCTTCTACTTTAAACGGAAGAAGCATGGTTTCCCTGAAATCTCCGGATCTTATTGTAAACTGAATGTTGGAATCTACAATCTCATCTGTTTGTATTTTGACAAATAATCTTCCGGATTCCAATGGCTTCAGGGTAATCAAGCTGTCAGAATGGATCAGTTTTACATGATTGGGAACAATAACATCCATGATCATTTTACGGGTTTCAGGTGAATTATTTTTAATCACCACAGGAATCATCATCTGGTCCGTTCTTGTCAGATATTGTGGAATTTTAGCATCTATTGAGATAAGGCTCTGTGCAGCATAGGTAGTTTCATCATTTCCTAAAAGTCCTGATGCAGCAATACCTTCTGTTATAATTCTAAAAGTGGAATTGGCATCAGAATTATAAAACTCCACTTTTGCTTTCCCGTTTTTATCAGTTTCTACTACAGGATTCCAGAAAAGTGCTTCTCTGTAATCGAAACGGTAGGATGTATTGGTAGTTTTATATTCCGGATAGGCAAATTCTCTTGATGCAGCGTAAGATACAAGTCTTCCTTGTGGTAGTGCTTCAACAGCAATATAAGATTTCGGGGTAATATCAAAACTGATTTTTGAGCTGCTATTCTTATATGAATTAATAATCACAACTCCGTTTGCAGCCCTGCTTCCATACATAGCGGTAGCGGCAGCATCTTGGAGAACAGTGATACTATTGATATCATTGGGGTTTATAGTGGTATTGAAGTTTTCTACCGGAGTACCATCAACGATGAATAATGGATTTTTATTGGTAATGGATGCCGTTCCCCTTATTCTTATCTCTGCACTGGCTGCAGACTGTCCTGCCGGTGTAATTACTAATCCGGCAACTTTTCCGCTTAGTAATGAAGTTACATTGGGATTCTGAATTTCCATCGAAGACATTATCGTTGCAGAAGTAATCGCGGTTTTATCTCTTTTCGAATTGTATCCTAAAACAATAACTTCTTCGATCTTTTTATCCCGAATAGTATCAGATTTTGAAAAACCGGGTTTACTCAATGTTTGGATATTATTTCTGTTTTCTATCTTTATAGTTTCTTTTCTTTCCGCTTCTTTTACAATTTCTTCTACATCAATATTGGAGAGCTTCTGCTCCACTAAAGGGTTGATGTCCAAACTATAAGACAATATCCTAATTTTCAATGTATGTTTAGGCTGAGAAGATCTGGCTATAATTTTATATGAATTATCTGCATTCAGATCTGAAAAATAAAAACGTCCATTTTCCGCAGCGGTTTGTTTAAGAATTTTTTTATTATCTGTATCTAAAAGGAAAACATCTGCTTTCACCGGTTTTTTGTTTTCATCTTCCACCACTCCGTAAATTGTATTTTTCTTTTCGGGAAGATACTTGTACTTATTGGTTTGAATGATTTCCGGGATAAGCTCAAAATACCTGTAACCGTTCGTCAGCATAACAAGATCTAAGCTTTTATCGGCTTTTTCTTCTTTTTTATCGAAATAAAACTGTGGCTTTTCAATTTTCCCTTTCAACTCGGAGTCCATCAGAAGCCAGGAAATGATGTGATTCTGCTTGTCATCAGCGTATGTCCATAGTTTATCATCCACTACACTCAATCCAAGGTTAGCAGGAATAGGTCTGTTATTTTCATCAGCAGTTTCAATATCTAAAATTACTTTTTCCCGCGGCAGGTAATGTTGTTTTACAGGTTTAACCTTTATCTTCAACTTGTTTTCTTTATTGGTAAAAACAACACGTTCTGCAAGAGGAATATTGTTTTCCAGAGCGGTAAATCTGCAGATTCCTATCGGGAAGTCTTTTTCATCAATTTCCAATGAGTTATTTCCTTTTTTTAACAGAAGATCTTTGGTAAACAATTCTTTCCCGCGGAAATTTCCCTTCAGGGTAATCTTTTTTTCCTGAGTTGAAACGATGGTGAAAATTATTATTTTGTTTTCATTCCGGATATTAAAAACCAATCCTTCATCTTTTGCAACAGGGAAATTAAAAGTCTGGGTACTATTTTCCGGCTTTACCACTTTTGCATAATAGGTTTGTCCTTTTTCCGGGATAAAACGGAAGCTTCCCATCCCGAAATTGTAGGCTGAAATTTCTTTTAATTTTTTATGATTCTGATTGTAAACAGCAAGAACAGCGTCTACAGGTCTTTCAAATTCATCGAGAATTTTAAAGGCAATATTTTGTTCTACTCCATTGATAAAAGAGCCTCCTTCAGGCAAAAATTTCACATCCAGATTATTCAGAACAATTGGGATATTTCTTGAAATAGATTCTGTAAATCCATCAAAATTCACTTTAATATTCAAAAGTCCATCAGAGGATTTCAACACTTCCGGGAGCTTAAATGTCAATTGATTTTTACCTTCTTTATCAGTAATAATTTTCCCTTCTGAAACAGTTTCTCCGTTGGCCATTACCGTATAATCTGCTTCATAAAAGGGAATCGGAAGGTTACTCAGACTTCTCATTGAAAAGTCGGCTGTCACCTCATCTCCCGGGCCGTATCCTTTTTTAGGAAAATCCAGCTTCATTAAAATTCTTGGGGAGACTATTTTCTGGAGGGTAATCTCTTTCTCAAAGGTATTTTTCCCTGCTTCATTCTGCATCCAGTTGGTAAAGGCTCTGATCTTATAAATTCCGCCTTTCATATCTTCATCAAAATAGAAATAACCCTGGGCGTATCCATTGGTAATTTCATATTTCAGTTTTTTCAAAACGCTTCCTGCAGGATCAATAATTTCAAAATTAACGATTCTGCTGCCTTCTGCCGGAAGGTTATTTTTTCCTTTTACAACATATATTTTAAAATACATTCCCTCACCAGGTTTATAAAAAACATGATTGGTCTGAACGTAGGTCTTTTCTTTTTCAAAGTCCTGAAATGGCTGCTGTGCTTTTAGGAAAACCGTTGACAATATTAAGCTCAGCAAGATGATATAAGGTGATATAAACTTGAAATTCATGGGTTAAAATTTAAATGAAACAATACATCCAAATGTTTTAAAAGATGGAAGGTTGAAAAAATCAAGTCCTCTTCCGTTATCCATATCATAAAAATTCTGATTGGGATCTGCTCCTTTACTGGCCTGCCAAAGCATTAGATTATTCACATAAAAAGTAAGCTTAAGATTCTGCTTTCCATAGTTGATTGGAAAATTGGAAGACAGTGAAATATTGCTGATTCTTATATAATCTGCCTTTTGAATATAGTTTTCCGCCACTCCCAGATAGCCATATCTTGTCCATCGGTTTTCCAGAACATTCATGTTGGCATCATAGAAATCTACAGGAATCTGGTTTACTGTTCCATTTGCCTGCACGCCCTGGAAAATATAGTTTTTGATATTTCTGTCTTCTCCTGAGTCTGAAGAACGGCCGTAATAATCAAGAACTGCCTGTGTTCCGTTCCAGAGCTGTCCGCCTTTTTTCCATTCCCAATTGATATCTAAGGAAAAGTTTTTATAAGCAAAACTATGAGTAAACTTCATCACGAAATCTGGTGTAGGGTCTGCGATAATTTTCATTCCTTCTGCTTTTTTGGGGAATCCAAACTCATCAATGATCAACTGACCGTCAGCATTTCTTTCAAAATAGCTCCCCATAACAGCTCCCAAAACCTGTCCTTCAGTAAGGGTTTTATAAATGTCTTTAAATCCTGATACAGCTATATTCTGATAGCCGGGAGCTATCCTGTCTACAATATCTTTATATTTGAAAAATGATACTTTCTGGATACTGTAAAAGTCATACCCAAGGCGCAAACGATCATAGGCAAAATTGAGTTCATATCCACTGTATGTATGATCTGCTATATTCTTTAATTTCAGCTGGCTATTTTCAAAAACAGGAAATATATCATCTGTATTTTTTCTGTTAAAATATTCTCCTTCCAAACTTACATTATAACCAAGGTTAAGCCTAGCTCCAGCTTTCCATTCTTTTGTATTGATATTGGATAAACCTCTGAAGCTTTCCACTTCCTGTACAGGGAAATATTGATTATAGTTTTGTGCATTCAATAAAGTTATGGCATAAGAAGCGTATGATCTTGTAATTTCCGGCTCGGAGCTCAACTGTGTGTAACTTCCCAATAACTTAAAATTGTAATTATACCAATTGAAAATGTTATTGAATTTTACATAAAAATTAGCTTTGGGAAGCCAATAGTTATTATTAAGGGATGTATCAGATATATAAAATGAATTTCCGAGATTAAAACCAGCTTCAAAATCATAATCACGGATATCCATATTATAATTAAAAATATGATCCTGTGAAGTTCTCTGATAGAGGTATTTCTGATGGGTCAAACTATTATAAACATCAGACTTTCTATCGTTTAAGATAAAATTCAGACTGAATGTATTTTTAAAATCATAGTTCCCTAATACATACGAGCCCAATATATTGGAATGATATAAGCTGTTATTTTGAATCCTTTCATTCAATATTCCATTGCTGAAACCGTAAACAGAAGGTTTATACTGATCCCGGTTCCAGATATTGTTACTTTCATAGGACTGACTGATATTCAGTTTAAAATTATCCCAGTTTTTTCCGGCATTAACACTGAACTGCCTTTCACGATTCTGATACCGGTATTTACCATCCTGTTCAAAAAGGAATGAAGGATTGTCTGCATCTTTACTGTAACTTCTCTGTGAACCATTATTCAGAAGGATATTTTGTTCATTTGAAAAAGAAACGGGTGTTAACAATGAATTCTGATAGGCTCTGCTGAACAATCCTAT
The window above is part of the Chryseobacterium sp. MA9 genome. Proteins encoded here:
- a CDS encoding TonB-dependent receptor plug domain-containing protein, which codes for MNFKFISPYIILLSLILSTVFLKAQQPFQDFEKEKTYVQTNHVFYKPGEGMYFKIYVVKGKNNLPAEGSRIVNFEIIDPAGSVLKKLKYEITNGYAQGYFYFDEDMKGGIYKIRAFTNWMQNEAGKNTFEKEITLQKIVSPRILMKLDFPKKGYGPGDEVTADFSMRSLSNLPIPFYEADYTVMANGETVSEGKIITDKEGKNQLTFKLPEVLKSSDGLLNIKVNFDGFTESISRNIPIVLNNLDVKFLPEGGSFINGVEQNIAFKILDEFERPVDAVLAVYNQNHKKLKEISAYNFGMGSFRFIPEKGQTYYAKVVKPENSTQTFNFPVAKDEGLVFNIRNENKIIIFTIVSTQEKKITLKGNFRGKELFTKDLLLKKGNNSLEIDEKDFPIGICRFTALENNIPLAERVVFTNKENKLKIKVKPVKQHYLPREKVILDIETADENNRPIPANLGLSVVDDKLWTYADDKQNHIISWLLMDSELKGKIEKPQFYFDKKEEKADKSLDLVMLTNGYRYFELIPEIIQTNKYKYLPEKKNTIYGVVEDENKKPVKADVFLLDTDNKKILKQTAAENGRFYFSDLNADNSYKIIARSSQPKHTLKIRILSYSLDINPLVEQKLSNIDVEEIVKEAERKETIKIENRNNIQTLSKPGFSKSDTIRDKKIEEVIVLGYNSKRDKTAITSATIMSSMEIQNPNVTSLLSGKVAGLVITPAGQSAASAEIRIRGTASITNKNPLFIVDGTPVENFNTTINPNDINSITVLQDAAATAMYGSRAANGVVIINSYKNSSSKISFDITPKSYIAVEALPQGRLVSYAASREFAYPEYKTTNTSYRFDYREALFWNPVVETDKNGKAKVEFYNSDANSTFRIITEGIAASGLLGNDETTYAAQSLISIDAKIPQYLTRTDQMMIPVVIKNNSPETRKMIMDVIVPNHVKLIHSDSLITLKPLESGRLFVKIQTDEIVDSNIQFTIRSGDFRETMLLPFKVEEKGFPHKFSIINNKTEDIKITIPEYINGSLYSSYHVFENTALKLFEDLEQLKREPYGCFEQLSSTVYPNIFILDYLKSGKKIDTTTEKLVVKNLKKGFQKMLSYKNRDGGFGYFSSEESDVALSAFALLEFTDLKKYVNPDAKIIQGLSSFILSKKNANGLFEVRRPYESKKDFSEYSWSRNMYVVYALSQLGFKNEIEDSFTVMMKRALATKDSYQLALLANAAAQLGKQKEYDDLMKILDKQYETKNIKSNITFTGSWGTSADAETLSLYIMALQKDEKLNQLKITEAADQLISLSGYYGFGSTQATTLAVQALSAFFSKNEKLYGTERPVITINKANTYPNISLSSAYKAGENKINIHYPTKNGLPYKLEYQYYTLLAPESKDIPVTMETKLKSGISKVGETNRMTVTIKNKINGQLPMTIAKIGIPAGLTLQNTLLKDLIDKKQVSYYEIFDNYLVLYWEHFDAEETKTINLDLKVEFAGTYTGKSSNVYLYYMPEAKHWNQGITTEIEP